From a single Salvelinus namaycush isolate Seneca chromosome 14, SaNama_1.0, whole genome shotgun sequence genomic region:
- the LOC120059156 gene encoding proto-oncogene tyrosine-protein kinase Src, with amino-acid sequence MGGTKSKPKDISSGGGAGSLNFSPAQHTLTSNRNPAVDGTRQPTQPLTNTPELALFGGAESTSSVTSPNRGTLAGGVTTFVALYDYESRTASDLSFRKGERLQIVNNTEGDWWLARSLTTGESGYIPSNYVAPSDSIQAEEWYFGKITRRDSERLLLGLENRKGTFLVRESETTKGAYCLSVLDYDNTKGLNVKHYKIRKLDSGGFYITSRTQFNNLQQLVAHYHKHADGLCHCLTEVCPVLKPQTQGLARDAWEIPRDSLRLDLKLGQGCFGEVWMGTWNGTTRVAIKTLKTGTMSPEAFLQEAQVMKKLRHEKLVQLYAVVSEEPIYIVTEYMGQGSLLDFLKGDMGKMLRLPQLVDMASQIASGMAYVERMNYVHRDLRAANILVGDNMVCKVADFGLARLIEDNEYTARQGAKFPIKWTAPEAALYGRFTIKSDVWSFGVLLTELATKGRVPYPGMVNREVLDQVERGYRMPCPAECPESLHDLMLTCWRKDAEERPTFEYLQGFLEDYFTSTEPQYQPGENL; translated from the exons ATGGGGGGAACCAAAAGCAAGCCCAAAGACATCAGCTCGGGAGGAGGGGCTGGCAGCCTCAACTTCAGCCCTGCCCAGCACACCCTCACATCCAATCGGAACCCTGCAGTGGACGGGACACGCCAGCCCACTCAGCCCCTGACCAATACCCCGGAGCTGGCCCTGTTTGGGGGTGCAGAGTCCACCAGTAGCGTCACGTCTCCTAACAGAGGGACACTCGCAG GAGGAGTGACGACGTTCGTGGCGCTGTATGACTACGAGTCTcgcactgcctctgatctgtcttTCAGGAAGGGCGAGCGGCTACAGATAGTAAACAACAC AGAAGGGGACTGGTGGCTGGCTCGATCTCTGACTACGGGAGAAAGCGGTTACATCCCCAGCAATTATGTGGCTCCCTCCGACTCCATCCAGGCAGAAGA GTGGTATTTTGGGAAGATCACACGCCGCGATTCGGAGCGGCTCCTGTTGGGTCTGGAGAACAGGAAAGGAACGTTCttggtgagagagagcgagaccacCAAAG GTGCCTACTGTCTGTCAGTCTTGGACTATGACAACACTAAAGGGCTGAACGTGAAACATTACAAGATCAGGAAGCTGGACAGTGGAGGGTTCTACATCACCTCACGCACTCAGTTTAACAACCTACAGCAGCTTGTCGCACACTACCACA AGCATGCAGACGGACTATGCCACTGTCTGACAGAGGTGTGTCCCGTACTGAAGCCTCAGACCCAGGGCCTAGCGCGCGATGCCTGGGAGATCCCCAGGGACTCCCTCCGCCTCGACCTCAAACTGGGACAGGGATGCTTCGGAGAGGTCTGGATGG GCACGTGGAATGGTACGACGCGGGTAGCAATCAAGACCTTGAAGACAGGTACCATGTCCCCCGAGGCCTTCCTCCAGGAGGCTCAGGTCATGAAGAAGCTGAGACATGAGAAGCTTGTCCAGCTCTATGCTGTGGTGTCTGAAGAACCCATCTATATTGTTACTGAGTACATGGGACAAGGGAGCTTATTGGACTTCCTGAAGGGAGACATGGGCAAGATGCTCCGCCTTCCTCAGCTGGTAGACATGGCCTCACAG ATTGCTTCAGGGATGGCGTACGTAGAGAGGATGAACTACGTCCACAGAGACCTCAGGGCTGCCAACATCCTAGTGGGAGACAACATGGTGTGTAAGGTGGCTGATTTCGGCCTGGCCCGCCTCATAGAAGACAACGAGTACACCGCCAGGCAGG GAGCAAAGTTCCCCATCAAGTGGACAGCCCCTGAAGCTGCGCTGTATGGCCGCTTCACTATCAAGTCTGACGTCTGGTCGTTCGGGGTCTTGCTGACCGAGCTGGCCACTAAAGGCAGAGTGCCATATCCAG GCATGGTGAATCGGGAGGTGTTGGACCAGGTGGAGCGTGGTTACAGGATGCCCTGTCCAGCTGAGTGCCCTGAGTCCCTCCACGACCTCATGTTGACCTGCTGGAGGAAGGACGCTGAGGAGCGGCCCACCTTTGAGTACCTGCAGGGCTTCCTGGAAGACTACTTCACCTCCACTGAGCCCCAGTACCAGCCTGGAGAGAACCTGTAG